A genomic window from Betta splendens chromosome 24, fBetSpl5.4, whole genome shotgun sequence includes:
- the faxca gene encoding failed axon connections homolog isoform X5: METYLRMVDLPYQNYFDGKLSPQGKMPWIEYNQEQVCGTEFIIDFLEERLGVSLNESLTPQEKAVSRAITKMVEEHFYWTIAYCQWVDNLEETQKMLSVSGPLSDLLKWILSHLTGGIIRREMYGHGIGRFSKEEVYALMEKDMRTLSTLLGDKKYLMGSKLSAVDAAVFSHLAPAMWTLPGTRPEQLIKGELINLAMYCDRIRRRFWPEWFVDLGDFCYTDATEPSERSSRLPDLGLYSRTDTTQGDTRTSPSHAPRRPPSPDSDPTGHSLYDSDMDTECSDGDQLKC; encoded by the exons CAG AACTACTTTGATGGGAAGCTTTCGCCGCAGGGGAAGATGCCGTGGATTGAGTACAACCAGGAACAGGTGTGTGGCACTGAATTCATCATTGACTTCCTGGAGGAGAGGCTGGGCGTGAGCCTCAACGAGAGCCTGACGCCGCAGGAGAAGGCCGTGTCCCGCGCCATCACCAAAATGGTGGAGGAGCACTTCTACTG GACCATAGCCTACTGTCAGTGGGTGGACAATCTGGAGGAAACCCAGAAGATGCTGTCGGTGAGCGGACCACTGAGCGACCTGCTCAAGTGGATCCTGAGTCACCTGACCGGTGGGATCATCAGGAGGGAGATGTATGGGCACGGGATCGGACGGTTTTCCAAGGAGGAAGTTTATGCCCTGATGGAAAAGGACATGCGAACTCTGTCTACTCTACTAG GTGATAAAAAGTACCTGATGGGATCCAAGCTGTCAGCAGTAGACGCTGCAGTGTTCAGTCATCTGGCTCCTGCCATGTGGACGTTACCGGGAACCAGACCGGAGCAGCTCATCAAAG GTGAGCTGATCAACCTGGCCATGTACTGCGATCGTATCCGCCGCCGGTTCTGGCCCGAGTGGTTCGTGGACCTGGGGGACTTCTGTTACACCGACGCCACCGAGCCCAGCGAGCGCTCCTCTCGCCTCCCCGACCTGGGCCTCTACTCGCGCACGGACACGACGCAGGGCGACACGCGCACGTCGCCCAGCCACGCGCCGCGGCGCCCGCCGTCGCCCGACAGCGACCCCACGGGCCACTCGCTGTACGACTCCGACATGGACACGGAGTGCTCCGACGGCGACCAGCTCAAGTGTTGA